From the genome of Bacteroidales bacterium, one region includes:
- a CDS encoding Gfo/Idh/MocA family oxidoreductase, producing the protein MKRKNDNSMDRRKFLGLSALGLTGLTILPSYTINGIRIAPSDRVVLGFIGAGQQGLNDFRGFSSVPGVQVAAVCDVDSMKQLRFKKLIEAWQKEKGMVERCDMYERYEEILERTDIDAVEVVTPDHWHALQTIHACQAGKDVYVQKPLSFTIQEALKMKDVADKTRRVVQVGSQQRSSAEFQKAIELVQNGSIGHIEKIYAKVGDPPKPLDLPEMPVPQNLNWNLWLGPLDDANIHYHPDLCPPISLDPPENEKLWGAWRWYLETGNGYTADWGAHMFDIAQAAIGMDGSGPSEIIPKGYKGQEYLTFKYKTGVVMTEQPYLEDMPGAQGIKFIGTDGWIEVARGYIGCSKPELIPAEIAGMRPRQMSREERRKMWEAMQKAAEQGGGNAYEQRAAHMFDFIDSVRSRKDPIAPIEVGASTAIACCLGNMATELQRPLKWNPATNQFVDDPEAAGHRLMHYKYRNNYKL; encoded by the coding sequence ATGAAAAGAAAGAATGACAACAGTATGGACAGGCGTAAATTTTTGGGCCTCTCTGCTTTAGGCCTGACGGGCCTGACTATTCTTCCCAGTTACACCATCAATGGAATTCGCATTGCGCCCAGCGACCGGGTGGTCCTTGGATTCATTGGTGCAGGTCAGCAGGGATTAAATGATTTCAGGGGCTTTTCGTCGGTTCCAGGTGTTCAGGTTGCAGCCGTTTGTGATGTGGACAGCATGAAACAGCTTCGTTTCAAGAAACTGATCGAAGCCTGGCAAAAGGAGAAGGGAATGGTGGAGCGTTGCGATATGTACGAACGCTATGAGGAGATCCTGGAACGGACCGATATCGATGCCGTTGAAGTGGTAACTCCCGACCACTGGCATGCCTTGCAAACCATTCATGCCTGCCAGGCAGGGAAAGATGTGTATGTGCAAAAGCCTCTTTCTTTTACCATTCAGGAGGCCCTGAAAATGAAAGATGTTGCCGACAAGACCAGAAGGGTGGTCCAGGTGGGAAGTCAGCAGCGCTCCAGTGCTGAATTTCAAAAGGCCATAGAACTGGTACAAAACGGCTCCATTGGTCATATCGAAAAGATATATGCAAAGGTGGGCGATCCGCCCAAACCCCTGGATCTTCCCGAGATGCCTGTTCCTCAAAACCTTAACTGGAACCTCTGGCTGGGACCCTTAGATGATGCGAATATTCATTATCATCCGGACCTGTGCCCGCCGATCAGTCTGGATCCGCCCGAGAATGAGAAATTATGGGGAGCCTGGCGCTGGTACCTTGAAACCGGAAATGGCTACACGGCCGACTGGGGTGCCCATATGTTTGATATCGCCCAGGCCGCTATCGGGATGGATGGATCCGGTCCCAGCGAGATTATCCCGAAAGGCTACAAGGGACAGGAATACCTGACCTTTAAATACAAGACCGGTGTGGTCATGACCGAACAGCCTTACCTGGAGGACATGCCCGGTGCCCAGGGAATTAAATTTATAGGAACTGATGGATGGATTGAAGTGGCACGAGGCTATATCGGCTGCTCCAAGCCAGAACTTATTCCTGCGGAAATTGCCGGTATGAGGCCCCGTCAGATGTCCAGGGAAGAAAGGAGAAAGATGTGGGAGGCCATGCAGAAAGCCGCCGAGCAGGGAGGTGGAAATGCCTATGAGCAGCGGGCAGCGCACATGTTTGATTTCATAGACAGTGTTCGTTCGCGCAAGGATCCCATTGCTCCTATCGAGGTGGGTGCCAGCACGGCAATCGCCTGTTGCCTGGGCAATATGGCCACAGAACTTCAGCGACCCCTGAAGTGGAACCCGGCCACCAATCAGTTTGTGGATGATCCGGAAGCGGCCGGTCACCGCCTGATGCATTATAAGTACAGGAACAACTATAAACTCTAA
- a CDS encoding DUF1080 domain-containing protein, which yields MKKTKTSAFLALIIMAIAGAKSFGQIQLFDGRSLNGWYTFLQDRGRDQDPKEVFTVIDGMIRISGEEWGCITTNEEYENYKIVLEFKWGELTHEPRLENARDCGLLLHSLGEDGGSQGIWMHSIECQMIEGGTGDFIVVGDGSDQFQLTSNVRSDPQGNHFFTREGGHPRTITEGRINWYGRDPEWKDVLGFRGRQDVEKPAGEWNTLECIAFEDQITVFLNGILVNQATAVRPARGRIQIQSEAAEVFVRKVELSPLTDPGITEK from the coding sequence ATGAAAAAAACGAAAACATCTGCCTTTCTGGCCTTAATTATTATGGCGATAGCCGGGGCAAAAAGCTTCGGACAGATACAATTGTTCGACGGCCGAAGTCTGAACGGGTGGTATACCTTCCTCCAGGACCGGGGGCGAGATCAGGATCCCAAAGAGGTATTTACCGTAATCGACGGGATGATCAGGATTTCCGGAGAAGAGTGGGGCTGCATTACCACAAATGAGGAGTATGAAAACTATAAAATTGTGCTGGAATTCAAGTGGGGCGAACTGACCCATGAGCCCCGGCTGGAAAATGCCCGTGATTGTGGCCTGTTGCTGCACTCCCTGGGTGAAGACGGCGGCTCTCAGGGGATTTGGATGCATTCGATTGAATGCCAGATGATCGAAGGAGGTACCGGGGATTTCATCGTCGTGGGGGATGGAAGCGACCAGTTTCAGCTTACCTCAAATGTAAGATCCGATCCACAGGGGAACCACTTTTTCACCCGGGAGGGTGGACATCCCCGGACCATCACAGAAGGACGCATCAACTGGTACGGGCGCGATCCGGAATGGAAAGATGTGCTTGGCTTCCGCGGCAGACAGGATGTGGAGAAGCCGGCCGGAGAGTGGAACACACTGGAGTGCATCGCCTTTGAGGATCAGATCACCGTATTTCTGAACGGGATACTGGTTAATCAGGCCACCGCAGTGAGGCCCGCCAGGGGACGAATCCAGATACAATCGGAAGCAGCAGAAGTTTTTGTCCGGAAGGTGGAGCTGAGCCCGCTGACTGATCCAGGGATTACAGAGAAATAA